One window of the Natronomonas marina genome contains the following:
- the lpdA gene encoding dihydrolipoyl dehydrogenase encodes MVVGDIATGTEVLVIGAGPGGYVAAIRGGQLGLDVTLVEKDAYGGTCLNDGCIPSKALIHGTGLAHEAGNAEEMGVHADPAVDMQGLVDWKDGVVDQLTGGVEKLCKANGVNLVPGRAEFADENTARVAHGGEGQGSESIEFEHAVVATGSRPIEVPGLEFDGERILDSADALALESVPDSMLVVGGGYIGMELSTVYAKLGTDVTVVEMLDDILPAYEDDVTRVVRERAKSLGIDFHFGETATGWEEATGEAVVTTETEDGDTREHVAEKVLVAVGREAVTDSLGLENVGLEPNDDGTLDTDHQARTDVENVFAVGDVAGEPMLAHKAYKEGHVAVEVIDGQPAALDYQAVPAAVFTDPEIGTVGMTEADAEEAGFDPVVGQMPFQASGRALTLGEDDGFVRIVADADTEFVLGAQIVGPEAAELVAEVGLAIEMGAQLEDVAATIHTHPTLSEAVGEAAANARGEAVHTLNR; translated from the coding sequence ATGGTCGTTGGAGACATCGCAACCGGGACGGAGGTACTGGTCATCGGCGCCGGGCCGGGCGGCTACGTCGCCGCGATCCGCGGCGGACAGCTCGGGCTGGACGTGACGCTGGTCGAGAAGGACGCCTACGGCGGCACCTGTCTGAACGACGGGTGCATCCCGTCGAAGGCGCTTATCCACGGGACGGGGCTGGCCCACGAGGCGGGCAACGCCGAGGAGATGGGCGTCCACGCCGACCCCGCCGTCGACATGCAGGGACTCGTCGACTGGAAGGACGGCGTCGTCGACCAGTTGACCGGCGGCGTCGAGAAGCTCTGCAAGGCCAACGGCGTCAATCTCGTGCCCGGCCGCGCGGAGTTCGCCGACGAGAACACCGCCCGCGTCGCCCACGGCGGCGAGGGCCAGGGCAGCGAGTCCATCGAGTTCGAACACGCCGTTGTCGCAACGGGCAGCCGCCCCATCGAGGTTCCCGGCCTGGAGTTCGACGGCGAGCGGATTCTGGACTCCGCCGACGCCCTCGCCCTGGAGTCGGTCCCCGACTCGATGCTCGTGGTCGGCGGCGGCTACATCGGCATGGAGCTGTCGACGGTGTACGCGAAACTCGGCACCGACGTCACGGTCGTCGAGATGCTCGACGACATCCTCCCCGCCTACGAGGACGACGTAACGCGGGTCGTCCGCGAGCGGGCGAAGTCGCTCGGCATCGACTTCCACTTCGGCGAGACCGCCACCGGCTGGGAGGAGGCCACCGGCGAGGCGGTCGTCACGACCGAGACCGAGGACGGCGACACCCGCGAACACGTCGCCGAGAAGGTGCTCGTCGCGGTCGGCCGGGAGGCCGTCACCGACTCGCTCGGCCTGGAGAACGTCGGTCTCGAACCGAACGACGACGGCACGCTCGACACCGACCACCAGGCCCGCACCGACGTCGAGAACGTCTTCGCCGTCGGCGACGTTGCCGGCGAGCCCATGCTCGCACACAAGGCGTACAAGGAGGGTCACGTCGCCGTCGAGGTCATCGACGGCCAGCCGGCCGCGCTGGACTACCAGGCCGTCCCCGCGGCGGTGTTCACCGACCCCGAAATCGGGACCGTCGGCATGACCGAAGCGGACGCCGAGGAGGCCGGCTTCGACCCCGTCGTCGGGCAGATGCCGTTCCAGGCCTCCGGGCGCGCGCTCACGCTCGGCGAGGACGACGGCTTCGTCCGCATCGTCGCCGACGCCGACACCGAGTTCGTCCTCGGCGCCCAGATAGTCGGCCCGGAGGCCGCCGAACTCGTCGCCGAGGTCGGACTGGCAATCGAGATGGGCGCCCAACTCGAGGACGTCGCCGCGACCATCCACACGCATCCGACGCTGTCGGAGGCCGTCGGGGAGGCGGCCGCCAACGCCCGCGGCGAGGCGGTCCACACGCTGAACCGCTGA
- a CDS encoding SWIM zinc finger family protein → MTHPEHTAASSDSSRRRPLAPDTRLLEDRSARAWTEAMAVRPLGRGRYAVDSASGATYVVSLPRSDCTCPDHEIRGERCKHLRRVAIEVTEGRVPPPGKRRGDCAICGRESFVPEEGPAVCGDCWLERGDFATDRETGDTVVVYRLTGERADERFIEAADCTVADYPANDGYPADDPVVEVVYPFDGDADLDERRRYAFPYSRLAVRDQALVE, encoded by the coding sequence ATGACGCACCCCGAACACACGGCCGCGTCATCGGACTCGTCCCGTCGGCGCCCGCTGGCGCCCGACACCCGACTGCTCGAGGACCGGTCGGCCCGGGCCTGGACCGAGGCGATGGCCGTCCGTCCGCTCGGCCGCGGCCGCTACGCCGTCGACAGCGCCTCCGGCGCGACGTACGTGGTCTCGCTGCCGCGGAGCGACTGCACCTGCCCGGACCACGAGATTCGCGGCGAGCGCTGCAAGCACCTCCGCCGGGTCGCCATCGAGGTGACCGAGGGCCGCGTCCCGCCGCCCGGAAAGCGCCGGGGCGACTGTGCGATCTGTGGCCGCGAGTCGTTCGTCCCCGAGGAGGGCCCCGCCGTCTGTGGGGACTGCTGGCTGGAGCGCGGCGACTTCGCCACCGACCGCGAGACGGGCGACACCGTCGTCGTTTACCGGCTGACCGGCGAGCGGGCCGACGAGCGGTTCATCGAGGCCGCCGACTGTACGGTCGCCGACTACCCCGCCAACGACGGCTACCCGGCCGACGACCCGGTCGTCGAGGTCGTCTACCCCTTCGACGGCGACGCCGACCTCGACGAGCGGCGGCGCTACGCGTTCCCCTACTCTCGGCTCGCGGTCCGCGACCAGGCGCTCGTCGAGTGA
- a CDS encoding two-component system sensor histidine kinase NtrB: MIELERKLFRRAVEAAGHSIYFTDANGVIEYVNPAFEETTGYTAEEAIGKTPRILKSGEHDRAFYEELWETILSGEVWRNELVNERKSGEQYVVDQTIAPVTDETGEVSHFVAINVDVTDRRTYERHLERQNERLDDFGSILSHDVKNLLTVAEGNVDLARETGDLSYLDRVDDAHSRMRELAEELLALARAGETVEERERVALDAVIADAWSTTATPEATLQIETGGVAVRADEDRLLQVFENLFRNAVEHGDSNVTIRVGVEDGRLYVADDGPGIAPEERGKVFEKGYTTSEEGTGYGLTLVENVVEAHGWDVDVTESETGGARFEIAGPTFEE; this comes from the coding sequence AGGCCGCTGGCCACTCGATATACTTCACCGACGCGAACGGCGTCATCGAGTACGTCAACCCGGCCTTCGAGGAGACGACGGGCTACACCGCCGAGGAGGCGATCGGCAAGACGCCGCGTATCCTGAAATCCGGCGAACACGACCGGGCGTTCTACGAGGAACTCTGGGAGACGATACTGAGCGGCGAGGTCTGGCGGAACGAACTCGTAAACGAGCGGAAGTCCGGCGAACAGTACGTCGTCGACCAGACCATCGCGCCGGTGACCGACGAGACGGGGGAGGTGTCGCACTTCGTCGCCATCAACGTCGACGTGACCGACCGCCGCACCTACGAACGGCATCTCGAACGACAAAACGAGCGGCTCGACGACTTCGGCTCGATCCTCAGCCACGACGTCAAGAACCTGCTGACGGTCGCCGAAGGCAACGTCGACCTCGCCAGGGAGACCGGCGACCTCTCGTATCTGGACCGCGTCGACGACGCCCACTCGCGGATGCGCGAACTGGCCGAGGAACTGCTCGCGCTCGCCCGGGCGGGCGAAACCGTCGAGGAACGCGAGCGGGTCGCCCTCGACGCCGTGATAGCGGACGCGTGGTCGACGACCGCGACGCCGGAGGCGACCCTGCAGATCGAGACCGGCGGCGTGGCGGTTCGTGCCGACGAGGACCGACTGCTGCAGGTCTTCGAGAACCTGTTCCGAAATGCCGTCGAACACGGCGACTCCAACGTGACGATCCGCGTCGGCGTCGAGGACGGCCGCCTGTACGTTGCCGACGACGGACCGGGGATCGCCCCGGAAGAGCGGGGCAAGGTGTTCGAGAAGGGGTACACCACGAGCGAGGAGGGAACCGGATACGGCCTCACGCTCGTCGAGAACGTCGTCGAAGCCCACGGATGGGACGTCGACGTGACCGAAAGCGAGACCGGCGGCGCCCGCTTCGAGATCGCGGGCCCGACCTTCGAGGAGTAG